The Coregonus clupeaformis isolate EN_2021a chromosome 13, ASM2061545v1, whole genome shotgun sequence genome includes a region encoding these proteins:
- the LOC123492195 gene encoding uncharacterized protein LOC123492195: protein MERRKFQKMAEELRESRDKGQSPPDVARARRAPVDLQSPKEVARASRAPVDLQTPQEVARASRAPVDLQPPQEVARASRAPMDLQSHPDMARASRAPMDLQSHPDMARASRATVDLQPPQEVARASRAPVDLQCPSDVVRNSLASADLQGHPDPLLHPHLVSRPLWFLLGILPWRLFWVCLSCLDPLAPQVLKLLGQWDP from the exons atggagaggaggaaatTCCAGAAGATGGCTGAGGAGCTCAGGGAGTCAAGGGATAAAGGACAG TCCCCCCCAGATGTGGCGAGGGCCAGACGGGCCCCAGTGGACCTCCAGTCCCCCAAAGAAGTGGCAAGGGCCAGCCGGGCCCCAGTGGACCTCCAGACCCCCCAAGAAGTGGCGAGGGCCAGCCGGGCCCCAGTGGACCTCCAGCCCCCCCAAGAAGTGGCGAGGGCCAGCCGGGCCCCAATGGACCTCCAGTCCCATCCAGATATGGCGAGGGCCAGCCGGGCCCCAATGGACCTCCAGTCCCATCCAGATATGGCAAGGGCCAGCCGGGCCACAGTGGACCTCCAGCCCCCCCAAGAAGTGGCGAGGGCCAGCCGGGCCCCAGTGGACCTCCAGTGCCCCTCAGACGTGGTTAGGAACAGTCTGGCCTCAGCGGACCTCCAGGGCCACCCAGACCCCTTGTTGCATCCTCACCTGGTCAGCCG ACCTTTGTGGTTTCTTCTGGGTATCCTGCCTTGGAGACTTTTCTG GGTCTGCCTGTCTTGCCTGGACCCCCTGGCCCCCCAGGTCCTGAAGTTGCTGGGTCAGTGGGACCCATAA